One window of Bacteroidota bacterium genomic DNA carries:
- a CDS encoding glycosyltransferase gives MCPDSLPEVPTSWPQVAVGMPVYNGAAFIEAAIENVLKQTHRSLVLVIADNASTDATASICEAAAKRDPRVLYHRNARNIGALANFNRVYELAPSTPYFVWAAYDDVRSPDFIEAALAALDSDPGAVLAYGACCMIDENSRLLAYDDAVQAYRTADGTLVHDDRLLERNLDGAPVARFEAVLGSNGVNAPIHGVFRRSALARTSLHTPHGSDNLLLAEAALLGRFRFVPSMQFLYRIHAASTLHLDRTAWTQRETGEKTARARLPVQTLRNYLRATRTAPGLTIDQRRRARRAVLRYALRRTALRRLVVPGIDNYFGLKRWPWKSAAQHAEAAS, from the coding sequence ATGTGCCCTGATTCACTTCCTGAAGTCCCTACGTCGTGGCCCCAGGTCGCGGTCGGAATGCCGGTCTACAACGGCGCGGCGTTCATCGAGGCGGCCATCGAGAATGTGCTGAAGCAGACGCATCGCAGCCTCGTGTTGGTCATCGCCGACAACGCATCCACTGACGCGACCGCGTCAATATGCGAAGCGGCGGCCAAGCGAGACCCTCGGGTGCTCTACCATCGCAACGCCCGCAACATCGGTGCGCTGGCCAACTTCAACCGGGTCTACGAGCTAGCGCCGTCCACGCCCTACTTCGTCTGGGCAGCGTACGATGATGTGCGCTCGCCTGACTTTATCGAGGCTGCCCTCGCTGCCCTGGACTCCGACCCCGGAGCGGTACTTGCTTATGGCGCATGCTGCATGATCGACGAGAATAGTCGGCTGCTTGCCTACGATGACGCCGTGCAAGCCTATCGTACGGCCGACGGCACGCTCGTCCATGACGACCGCTTGCTCGAACGGAATCTCGACGGGGCTCCGGTCGCTCGCTTTGAAGCGGTGCTCGGAAGCAACGGCGTCAATGCTCCGATCCACGGTGTCTTCCGGCGGAGCGCGCTTGCCCGCACGTCTCTGCACACCCCACACGGATCTGACAACCTGCTGCTCGCCGAGGCGGCGCTGCTCGGTCGTTTCCGATTTGTGCCATCGATGCAATTCCTCTACCGCATCCATGCGGCGAGTACGCTGCATCTAGACCGGACGGCCTGGACCCAGCGGGAAACAGGGGAGAAGACCGCGAGGGCTCGACTTCCCGTACAGACGCTTCGGAATTACCTGCGGGCGACGCGCACGGCACCAGGCCTTACGATCGACCAACGCCGTCGTGCTCGCCGCGCCGTGCTTCGGTACGCCCTCCGTAGGACTGCGCTGCGACGTCTCGTCGTGCCGGGCATTGACAACTACTTCGGCCTCAAGCGTTGGCCTTGGAAGTCGGCTGCGCAGCACGCAGAGGCCGCCTCCTAG
- a CDS encoding NAD-dependent epimerase/dehydratase family protein, producing MSQSIPVLVTGAGGFIGHHLVKFLKAKGYWVRGVDIKQPEFEASDADEFELLDLRRWASCLEAVRPADIGGERQPIQHVYALAADMGGMGFISKYHAEILHNNILINTHTMEAAKQAGVTRYLYTSSACVYPEYLQTEAEVTPLKEDDAYPAQPQDAYGWEKLITEQLAFHYRKQYGIETRTVRFHNVYGELGTWEGGREKAPAAMMRKVAYAKLLGGREGQPGGEPQVEIWGDGEQTRSFMHVDDCVEGVYRIMMGDYAEPLNLGRDRMVTINKLADIVADAAGIDIEHVHVDGPMGVRGRNSDNDLLRQTLGWEPQIALEDGIARTYAWIEQEVRAKLVREGVLSASGDGAQAEAALAR from the coding sequence ATGTCGCAGTCCATTCCCGTCCTCGTCACCGGCGCCGGTGGCTTCATTGGTCACCACCTGGTCAAGTTTCTGAAAGCCAAAGGCTATTGGGTCCGAGGCGTTGACATCAAACAGCCAGAATTCGAGGCATCGGACGCAGACGAGTTCGAATTGCTCGATCTCCGCCGCTGGGCCAGTTGCCTCGAAGCCGTACGCCCCGCCGACATCGGCGGCGAGCGCCAGCCGATCCAGCACGTCTATGCGCTCGCAGCAGACATGGGTGGTATGGGCTTCATCTCGAAGTACCACGCCGAGATTCTGCACAACAACATCCTCATCAACACCCACACGATGGAGGCCGCCAAACAGGCGGGCGTGACGCGCTACCTCTACACGTCGTCGGCGTGCGTCTATCCAGAGTATCTCCAAACGGAGGCCGAGGTGACGCCGCTCAAGGAAGACGACGCCTACCCTGCGCAGCCGCAGGACGCCTACGGCTGGGAGAAGCTCATCACCGAGCAGTTGGCCTTCCACTACCGCAAGCAGTACGGCATCGAAACGCGCACGGTACGCTTCCACAACGTCTATGGCGAACTCGGGACGTGGGAAGGCGGTCGCGAAAAAGCACCCGCGGCGATGATGCGGAAGGTGGCCTACGCGAAGCTTCTGGGCGGCCGCGAAGGTCAGCCTGGTGGCGAGCCACAGGTAGAGATCTGGGGCGATGGCGAACAGACCCGCTCCTTCATGCACGTGGACGACTGTGTCGAGGGCGTTTATCGCATCATGATGGGGGACTACGCCGAGCCGCTCAACCTCGGCCGCGACCGCATGGTCACGATCAACAAGCTCGCCGACATAGTGGCAGACGCGGCTGGCATCGACATCGAGCACGTGCACGTGGACGGACCGATGGGCGTGCGCGGGCGCAACTCCGACAACGATCTCCTACGCCAGACTCTTGGCTGGGAGCCTCAAATCGCCCTGGAGGATGGCATCGCGCGCACCTATGCCTGGATTGAGCAAGAGGTCCGCGCGAAGCTCGTCCGGGAAGGTGTGCTCTCAGCCTCAGGGGATGGGGCACAGGCAGAGGCCGCACTCGCCCGCTAG
- a CDS encoding WecB/TagA/CpsF family glycosyltransferase, with protein MTDVAPAPTPVAPLPQPKAALPGVPARYVIGTRVDGTTYEQATQIVLDWAKHEEARYLCTSGAHGLVEAADNPAFQAILNGADLNVPDGIAAVWGLRGLGVQIQDRVYGPDLMLHLCQAAARAGVPIGLYGSSQDRLTALCEQLPRKAPGLEIVSAISPPYRSLTPEEDAAFAEEITASGARIVFVGLGCPKQETWCAKQSPHIPAVLVAVGAAFDFHAGKLDQAPSRLQKMGLEWAYRLAKEPRRLWKRYAKCVPQFMAGYLLQLARERVGGRPNALPS; from the coding sequence GTGACTGACGTCGCTCCCGCCCCGACCCCTGTCGCACCGCTGCCCCAACCGAAGGCGGCACTACCCGGCGTGCCTGCGCGCTACGTGATCGGGACACGGGTAGATGGCACGACCTACGAGCAGGCAACCCAGATCGTCCTTGACTGGGCAAAGCACGAGGAGGCTCGGTACCTCTGCACCTCAGGCGCCCACGGGCTCGTGGAGGCGGCGGACAACCCAGCGTTCCAGGCGATCCTCAACGGCGCTGATCTCAACGTGCCCGACGGCATTGCTGCCGTGTGGGGCCTGCGCGGCCTTGGCGTCCAGATCCAAGATCGCGTCTATGGCCCTGACTTGATGCTGCACCTCTGCCAGGCGGCAGCGCGCGCTGGCGTCCCGATTGGACTCTATGGATCGTCACAGGACCGACTGACTGCCTTGTGCGAGCAGCTACCACGAAAAGCACCAGGGCTGGAGATCGTGAGCGCGATCTCGCCGCCGTATCGGTCGCTCACGCCGGAAGAGGATGCCGCGTTCGCGGAAGAAATCACGGCGTCTGGCGCGCGCATCGTGTTCGTAGGTCTTGGTTGCCCAAAGCAGGAAACGTGGTGCGCGAAACAGAGCCCGCACATCCCTGCGGTACTCGTGGCTGTCGGGGCTGCCTTCGATTTCCACGCAGGCAAGCTCGACCAGGCCCCATCCCGTTTGCAGAAAATGGGACTCGAGTGGGCCTATCGTCTTGCCAAAGAGCCGCGTCGGTTGTGGAAACGCTATGCTAAATGCGTCCCCCAGTTTATGGCGGGCTATTTGTTGCAACTTGCTCGCGAGCGCGTGGGGGGTCGCCCCAACGCTCTTCCTTCGTGA
- the rplI gene encoding 50S ribosomal protein L9, translating into MKIILTQDIDTLGIRGDVVEVKNGYGRNYLIPQGMAVVATEGTLKRFAEERRQQAHKVEQRRTDAEALKAKLEGMPALVIPMRTGEENRIFGTVTTQQIEELLQEQGVDIDRKKITLKEDIRMTGVYGATVRLHPEFTADVKVQVVPMQEAI; encoded by the coding sequence ATGAAAATCATTCTCACGCAAGACATCGACACGCTCGGCATCCGAGGCGACGTAGTCGAGGTCAAGAACGGCTACGGCCGCAACTATCTCATCCCGCAGGGGATGGCCGTCGTTGCCACGGAGGGTACGCTGAAGCGCTTCGCCGAGGAGCGCCGCCAGCAGGCCCACAAGGTCGAGCAGCGTCGCACAGATGCGGAGGCCCTCAAGGCCAAGCTCGAAGGCATGCCCGCGCTCGTCATCCCAATGCGCACGGGCGAAGAGAACCGCATCTTCGGCACCGTCACGACGCAGCAGATCGAAGAACTGCTCCAAGAGCAGGGCGTCGACATCGACCGCAAGAAGATCACGCTGAAGGAAGACATCCGCATGACCGGAGTCTACGGTGCGACCGTCCGCCTCCACCCTGAGTTCACGGCCGACGTGAAGGTGCAGGTCGTCCCGATGCAGGAAGCCATCTAG
- the rpsR gene encoding 30S ribosomal protein S18, translating to MTRTAAPGANRRRTRCPFVAAGIEYIDYKDIDTLERYINEQGKLLPRRLTGVSAKFQRQLTIAVKRARHVALLPFVAENVR from the coding sequence ATCACCCGCACCGCGGCCCCTGGCGCCAACCGCCGCCGCACGCGCTGCCCCTTCGTCGCCGCTGGCATCGAGTACATCGACTACAAGGACATCGATACGCTGGAACGCTACATCAACGAGCAGGGCAAGCTGCTCCCGCGCCGCCTCACGGGTGTCTCGGCGAAGTTCCAGCGCCAGCTCACCATCGCCGTGAAGCGCGCGCGCCACGTGGCGCTGCTGCCCTTCGTCGCTGAAAACGTCCGGTAA
- the rpsF gene encoding 30S ribosomal protein S6: MAESRPMYELMYVINPVLSDDQTKNMVERVQNYLRENDADVVHTEEMGSQRLAYPIQKKRNGYYVVTNFRGDGTFIAKLERALQINDDILRHLVLRYDAKMQRYFEQQRAKAAEQPVEADA, encoded by the coding sequence ATGGCTGAATCACGACCCATGTACGAGTTGATGTACGTCATCAACCCCGTACTCAGCGACGACCAGACGAAGAACATGGTCGAGCGCGTCCAGAACTACCTCCGCGAAAACGACGCGGACGTCGTCCACACCGAGGAGATGGGGAGCCAGCGGCTCGCCTACCCGATCCAGAAGAAGCGCAACGGCTACTACGTCGTGACCAACTTCCGCGGAGACGGGACCTTCATCGCCAAGCTGGAGCGCGCGCTCCAGATCAACGACGACATCCTCCGCCACCTCGTGCTCCGCTACGACGCCAAGATGCAGCGCTACTTCGAACAGCAGCGCGCCAAGGCCGCCGAGCAGCCCGTCGAGGCCGACGCGTAA
- a CDS encoding BamA/TamA family outer membrane protein — translation MVARHGFSLLVAALVLGLGGPVDVAAAQYFGFGKNRIQYEVQDWKYIQSDHFDVYYYDPGGQYLADFTARAAEDAYVQLVDLFDYEITQRIPLLVYQSHRDFAVTNAVELPVYAEGIGGVTELFKNRIAIPFTGDWRDFRRVIHHELVHAVVNDMFYGGSLQSVLRNNIQLRIPLWFNEGLAEYAAQGWDTNSDMWVRDAVLEDYLPPIQYLGGYFAYRGGQSVFDYIAEQYGREKIGEILQRIRVSRSVEGAFRRATGLGVAELSDRWSDALRAVYFPEVAAREHLDAIGRALVTTDNGGYYNTSPAISPQGDRVAFLTAKDGLFDVYVVEARRGARPQKLIDGQTTPQFESLRILTPGLSWSPEGTHIAVAASSGPHETVALVDVATGNARHIPLAGIDAVHNVAWHPQGHWVAFTGTKGPQSDLYLLDLESEGLTNLTDDLWTEHEPAWTPDGSGLVFHSERGPHTRLKSALPDSFAIRDHAYGQYDLYLLERDSVSGSWATDLEQLTNDPIWDETSATFGPDSDEVLFISDQNGIYNLHALTRSTGQVRPLTDLAVGVTQVSAAANGTRAVVMSLKEGVPSLYLLARPFERTMGRDSLAPNVWAQRVQPKRQAPTLAIAATSTVEGNPLLRDAADGTPYDARPHEGGPVQAPSYIAQTDTAQLASSGFFFTPEAPNHEAEGEDRETGAARQDQLGAVATRNASPRDSIESADPIDFRRYSFSAAFDEANARERDITAQEQFTPRDHMDEDSAYVPRSYRLRFSPDLVYGNVGYDTVFGVQSVTQMLFSDVLGNHQLALATNLLVDLRNSDYLLSYRYRPRRTDWAFTGFHLARELPDFNTRRVFRYRNYGAALGASYPISKFRRVDASMSVLGVQLTDLTDLGARSRTRTFLYPSVTFTHDTTVPGFLFPQAGRRYAVSLAGSPGLSVTFATLLADARQYVGFGFGYGFAFRLSGGLSVGPNPQRFYAAGVQNWVNPQFNRIPIEDEDDFVFGTPVLPLRGYGFNEGNGPDGGSGDRFALANAEFRFPLFAAILPGPLPVFPLYNIQGVGFVDAGAISNNGYSAFRTNADGERVFDDLLVGTGFGLRTIFLGYPIRVDWAWPYDGQRFGDRTLYFSIGLDF, via the coding sequence ATGGTCGCTCGTCACGGATTCTCGCTGCTCGTCGCAGCCCTCGTGTTAGGGCTGGGCGGCCCCGTGGATGTCGCCGCCGCGCAGTACTTCGGCTTCGGCAAAAACCGCATTCAGTACGAAGTACAGGACTGGAAATACATCCAGTCAGACCACTTCGACGTCTACTACTACGACCCCGGTGGGCAGTACCTCGCGGACTTCACCGCGCGTGCGGCCGAGGACGCCTACGTGCAGCTCGTTGACCTCTTCGACTACGAGATCACGCAGCGCATCCCGCTGCTCGTCTACCAGAGCCACCGCGACTTCGCCGTCACCAACGCGGTCGAGTTGCCTGTCTACGCCGAGGGCATAGGCGGGGTCACCGAGTTGTTCAAGAACCGCATCGCCATCCCCTTCACCGGCGACTGGCGCGACTTCCGCCGCGTGATTCATCACGAACTCGTGCATGCGGTCGTCAACGACATGTTCTACGGCGGCTCGCTCCAGAGCGTGCTCCGCAACAACATCCAACTGCGCATCCCGCTCTGGTTCAACGAGGGCTTGGCCGAGTACGCCGCGCAGGGGTGGGACACCAACTCCGACATGTGGGTCCGCGATGCCGTGTTGGAAGACTACCTCCCGCCGATCCAATACCTCGGTGGCTACTTCGCCTACCGCGGTGGGCAGTCCGTCTTTGATTACATCGCTGAGCAGTACGGACGTGAGAAGATCGGCGAGATCCTCCAGCGAATCCGCGTGAGCCGTTCCGTCGAAGGCGCCTTTCGGAGGGCGACCGGCCTCGGCGTTGCCGAACTCTCTGACCGTTGGAGCGACGCACTACGCGCCGTGTACTTCCCGGAGGTCGCCGCCCGAGAACACCTCGACGCTATCGGGCGAGCGCTCGTCACGACGGACAACGGCGGCTACTACAACACCTCGCCTGCCATTTCGCCCCAGGGGGACCGCGTCGCGTTTCTTACAGCCAAGGATGGTCTGTTCGATGTCTACGTCGTGGAGGCACGGCGTGGAGCCCGGCCGCAGAAGCTCATCGACGGGCAGACGACTCCGCAGTTCGAGAGCCTCCGCATTCTCACCCCGGGGCTGTCGTGGAGCCCCGAAGGGACGCACATCGCCGTGGCGGCATCCAGCGGACCCCATGAGACGGTCGCGCTGGTCGACGTGGCGACGGGGAACGCGCGCCACATTCCGCTCGCCGGCATCGACGCCGTGCACAACGTCGCATGGCACCCACAAGGTCACTGGGTTGCGTTCACAGGCACAAAGGGGCCGCAGTCAGATCTCTATCTGCTCGATCTAGAATCGGAAGGGCTTACCAACCTGACCGACGACCTCTGGACCGAGCACGAACCGGCGTGGACACCCGATGGCAGCGGCCTCGTCTTCCATTCAGAACGCGGCCCACATACACGATTGAAGTCAGCGCTCCCGGACTCCTTTGCAATCCGGGATCACGCCTATGGGCAATACGATCTCTACTTGCTTGAGCGTGATTCGGTGAGCGGCAGCTGGGCAACGGACCTGGAGCAGTTGACCAACGACCCGATCTGGGACGAGACGAGCGCCACGTTCGGACCGGACAGCGACGAAGTTCTCTTCATCTCCGACCAGAATGGCATCTACAACCTCCACGCACTTACGCGCTCGACGGGGCAGGTGAGGCCACTCACGGATCTTGCAGTCGGAGTCACGCAGGTTTCTGCTGCCGCAAACGGGACGCGTGCCGTCGTCATGTCGCTCAAGGAAGGCGTGCCCTCGCTCTACTTGCTCGCGCGCCCGTTCGAGCGCACGATGGGACGCGACTCGCTGGCGCCGAACGTGTGGGCGCAGCGGGTGCAGCCGAAGCGGCAAGCGCCGACGCTCGCCATCGCTGCTACGTCGACGGTCGAGGGGAATCCACTGCTCCGTGACGCCGCCGACGGGACGCCCTACGATGCGCGCCCGCATGAAGGAGGACCAGTACAGGCGCCTTCGTACATCGCACAGACGGACACGGCTCAGTTGGCCAGCAGTGGCTTTTTCTTCACACCGGAGGCGCCCAACCACGAAGCGGAGGGCGAAGACCGAGAGACAGGCGCGGCACGACAAGACCAGCTAGGCGCCGTCGCTACGCGGAATGCGTCGCCCCGTGACTCGATTGAGTCCGCGGACCCCATCGACTTCCGCCGCTACTCGTTCAGTGCTGCGTTTGACGAAGCAAATGCGCGAGAGCGTGACATCACGGCTCAAGAGCAGTTCACGCCGCGTGATCACATGGACGAGGACAGCGCCTATGTGCCTCGCTCCTACAGGCTGCGGTTCTCGCCCGACCTCGTCTACGGCAACGTGGGCTACGACACCGTCTTCGGTGTCCAGAGCGTCACCCAGATGCTCTTCTCGGACGTGCTCGGCAACCACCAGCTCGCGCTTGCCACCAACCTGCTCGTGGACCTGCGCAACTCGGACTACCTGCTGAGCTACCGCTACCGGCCGCGGCGCACCGACTGGGCGTTCACGGGCTTCCACCTCGCGCGCGAACTGCCTGACTTCAACACCCGCCGCGTCTTCCGCTACCGCAACTACGGCGCGGCGCTCGGGGCAAGCTACCCGATCTCCAAGTTCCGCCGCGTCGACGCTTCGATGTCGGTGCTCGGCGTGCAGCTTACCGACCTCACCGACCTAGGCGCGCGCAGCCGCACGCGGACGTTCCTCTACCCGAGCGTCACGTTCACACACGACACGACGGTGCCGGGCTTCCTCTTCCCGCAGGCGGGCCGACGCTATGCGGTGAGCTTGGCAGGCAGCCCCGGACTGTCGGTCACGTTCGCCACCCTCCTCGCCGACGCGCGGCAGTACGTGGGCTTCGGGTTTGGCTACGGCTTCGCGTTTAGGCTGTCGGGTGGCCTGTCGGTCGGGCCGAACCCGCAGCGCTTCTACGCAGCCGGCGTGCAAAACTGGGTCAATCCCCAGTTCAACCGCATCCCCATTGAGGACGAGGACGACTTCGTGTTCGGGACACCGGTCTTGCCGCTGCGTGGGTATGGGTTCAACGAGGGCAACGGCCCGGACGGCGGCTCCGGCGACCGATTCGCGCTGGCGAATGCCGAGTTTCGCTTCCCGCTCTTCGCGGCGATCCTGCCCGGTCCGTTGCCTGTGTTTCCGCTCTACAACATCCAGGGCGTCGGCTTCGTGGACGCAGGTGCGATCTCGAACAACGGCTACTCCGCCTTCCGCACCAACGCCGACGGCGAACGCGTCTTCGACGACCTCCTCGTGGGCACCGGCTTCGGCCTGCGGACGATCTTCCTCGGCTACCCGATCCGCGTCGATTGGGCCTGGCCCTACGACGGCCAACGCTTCGGCGACCGCACGCTCTATTTTTCCATTGGGCTCGACTTCTGA
- a CDS encoding 3-hydroxybutyryl-CoA dehydrogenase — protein MQIEHVAVVGAGTMGNGIAHVFAQHGHRVTLLDLDQDRLDRGLATIEKNLARQVKKDMLTAEQQVETLARISCGTGLAQGVQDADLVVEAATENPDIKAKVFDQLDGSTPPHAILASNTSSISITQIAAATNRPDQVIGMHFFNPVPVMKLVEVVRGLATSDATFDAVFGLAESLGKTPVAVNDYPGFVSNRVLMPMINEAVYCVMEGVAEPEAIDTVMKLGMAHPMGPLTLADFIGLDVCLFIMEVLHRELGDSKYRPCPLLRKMVTAGYLGRKSGRGFYTYA, from the coding sequence ATGCAGATCGAACACGTCGCCGTTGTCGGAGCGGGGACGATGGGCAACGGCATTGCCCACGTCTTTGCGCAGCACGGCCACCGCGTCACCCTCCTCGACCTCGACCAGGACCGCCTCGATCGGGGCCTCGCCACCATCGAGAAAAACCTTGCCCGGCAGGTCAAGAAAGACATGCTTACCGCCGAGCAACAGGTCGAGACCCTCGCCCGGATTTCGTGCGGCACGGGACTCGCGCAGGGCGTGCAGGACGCAGACCTCGTCGTCGAGGCAGCGACCGAGAACCCGGACATCAAGGCCAAGGTCTTTGATCAACTCGACGGCAGCACGCCGCCCCACGCGATCCTGGCGTCGAATACGTCGTCCATTTCGATCACGCAAATCGCCGCCGCTACCAACCGGCCCGATCAGGTGATCGGGATGCACTTTTTCAACCCTGTGCCCGTGATGAAGCTCGTCGAGGTCGTGCGCGGCCTCGCCACGTCTGACGCGACGTTTGACGCGGTGTTTGGGCTCGCCGAGTCGCTCGGCAAGACGCCCGTGGCGGTCAACGACTACCCTGGCTTCGTCTCCAACCGCGTGCTCATGCCGATGATCAACGAGGCGGTCTACTGCGTGATGGAGGGCGTTGCCGAACCGGAGGCCATCGACACGGTCATGAAGCTGGGGATGGCACACCCGATGGGGCCGCTCACCCTCGCCGACTTCATCGGCCTCGACGTGTGCCTGTTCATCATGGAGGTGCTCCACCGCGAGCTCGGCGACTCGAAGTACCGCCCGTGCCCGCTCCTGCGGAAGATGGTCACGGCGGGTTACCTCGGACGCAAGTCGGGCCGCGGGTTCTACACGTACGCCTGA
- the panD gene encoding aspartate 1-decarboxylase: protein MPPLLTMFKGKLHRLTVTEADLYYEGSITIDTELLEAAKILPYEKVQIVNNNNGARLETYTIPGTAGSRIVCLNGAAARLCQPGDEVIVMSYAQMTQDAALTHRPRVVLVNKKNDPVEVYDMDGLAVDKARYIGPLPAE, encoded by the coding sequence ATGCCGCCGCTCTTGACCATGTTCAAGGGCAAGCTGCACCGACTCACCGTGACCGAAGCCGACCTCTACTACGAGGGCTCGATCACCATCGACACGGAACTGCTCGAAGCGGCCAAGATCTTGCCCTACGAGAAGGTGCAGATCGTCAACAACAACAACGGCGCGCGGCTCGAAACCTACACGATCCCTGGTACGGCTGGGAGTCGCATCGTGTGTCTCAACGGTGCCGCTGCCCGGCTCTGCCAGCCCGGCGACGAGGTGATCGTGATGTCGTATGCGCAGATGACCCAAGACGCCGCGCTTACGCACCGTCCCCGGGTGGTGCTCGTCAACAAAAAGAACGACCCGGTCGAGGTCTACGATATGGACGGTCTAGCTGTAGACAAGGCCCGATATATCGGCCCACTTCCTGCTGAATAG
- the panC gene encoding pantoate--beta-alanine ligase codes for MATPDFFADRAHLLAMDLLRTVEDMQAIADRARCQGQRLVLVPTMGALHDGHVALVEEAHRQGNHVTVSIFVNPTQFGPGEDYEQYPRTLANDLERLARTNGGRGVSCVFAPTVASMYPLGLPVRMTVEPNGLDRHLCGAHRPGHFQGVTTVVTKLFNACRPHVAVFGRKDAQQFLILRRMARELNTGIELVGVETVREADGLALSSRNRYLTDEERGQAVVLSRALRAVTAAVSAGERDTKALVRALLDHMQSSHLARVQYAEIVDTETIQPVATLEPGREALAAVAVFFGSTRLIDNALLTVPTDERP; via the coding sequence TTGGCAACTCCCGATTTCTTCGCCGACCGCGCTCACCTGCTCGCCATGGATCTGCTCCGCACCGTCGAGGACATGCAAGCCATCGCCGATCGGGCTCGCTGCCAAGGCCAACGCCTCGTCCTCGTGCCTACGATGGGAGCCTTGCACGACGGCCACGTCGCGCTGGTGGAGGAAGCCCACCGCCAGGGCAACCACGTCACGGTTTCTATCTTTGTCAACCCGACCCAGTTCGGGCCCGGGGAAGACTACGAGCAGTATCCCCGGACGCTGGCGAACGACCTAGAACGGCTCGCTCGAACCAACGGAGGGCGCGGCGTGTCGTGCGTGTTTGCCCCAACCGTTGCATCGATGTATCCCCTCGGGTTGCCCGTCCGCATGACCGTGGAGCCGAACGGGCTTGACAGGCATCTGTGCGGAGCGCACCGGCCCGGCCACTTCCAGGGCGTGACCACGGTTGTGACAAAGCTGTTTAACGCGTGCCGACCGCACGTCGCGGTGTTTGGGCGGAAGGACGCGCAGCAATTCTTGATCCTGCGCCGCATGGCGCGCGAACTCAACACTGGCATCGAGTTGGTTGGGGTGGAGACCGTCCGCGAAGCCGATGGTCTGGCGCTGTCCTCTCGCAATCGTTACCTCACGGACGAGGAGCGCGGCCAAGCTGTGGTGCTCTCGCGCGCCCTTCGCGCCGTCACTGCGGCGGTTTCCGCAGGGGAACGGGACACCAAAGCCCTTGTTCGAGCTCTACTTGATCATATGCAATCGTCGCACCTCGCACGCGTTCAGTACGCCGAAATCGTCGATACGGAGACCATCCAACCTGTAGCGACGCTTGAACCAGGCCGCGAGGCCCTTGCTGCTGTGGCGGTGTTCTTCGGCTCGACTCGTCTCATCGACAATGCCCTCCTCACGGTCCCCACAGACGAACGTCCCTGA